A single region of the Triticum dicoccoides isolate Atlit2015 ecotype Zavitan chromosome 2B, WEW_v2.0, whole genome shotgun sequence genome encodes:
- the LOC119362460 gene encoding UDP-glucuronic acid decarboxylase 2-like, producing MASSELTYRGQQAAAADGAHGPAESKPRTRQQLPQPLRYVLGEQRLVFSLVGMALATLVFLLLSPSTTTTTSSSSSVAHLAAVGLVSRQYQSGGAGRMAFEEGTGGVRHGRVPLGLKRKGLRVVVTGGAGFVGSHLVDRLLARGDSVIVVDNFFTGRKENVAHHAGNPNFEMIRHDVVEPILLEVDQIYHLACPASPVHYKFNPVKTIKTNVVGTLNMLGLAKRVGARFLLTSTSEVYGDPLQHPQVETYWGNVNPIGVRSCYDEGKRTAETLTMDYHRGANLEVRIARIFNTYGPRMCIDDGRVVSNFVAQALRKEPLTVYGDGKQTRSFQYVSDLVEGLMKLMEGEHVGPFNLGNPGEFTMLELAKVVQDTIDPNARIEFRANTADDPHKRKPDITKAKELLGWEPKVALRNGLPLMVQDFRTRIFGDQKQQQPDGSE from the exons ATGGCGTCCTCCGAGCTCACCTACCGCGGCCAGCAGGCGGCGGCGGCCGACGGCGCGCACGGCCCGGCCGAGAGCAAGCCGCGGACCAGGCAGCAGCTGCCGCAGCCTCTCCGGTACGTGCTGGGCGAGCAACGCCTCGTCTTCTCCTTGGTCGGCATGGCCCTCGCcaccctcgtcttcctcctcctctccccctccaccaccaccaccacctcctcaagCAGCAGCGTGGCGCACCTGGCGGCAGTGGGGCTGGTGTCGCGGCAGTACCagtcgggcggcgcggggcggatgGCGTTCGAGGAGGGCACCGGCGGGGTGCGCCACGGCCGCGTGCCGCTGGGGCTGAAGCGCAAGGGCCTGCGCGTGGTGGTGACCGGCGGGGCCGGGTTCGTGGGCAGCCACCTGGTGGACCGGCTGCTGGCGCGCGGGGACAGCGTGATCGTCGTCGACAACTTCTTCACGGGCCGCAAGGAGAACGTGGCGCACCACGCCGGGAACCCCAACTTCGAGATGATCCGGCACGACGTGGTGGAGCCGATCCTGCTGGAGGTGGACCAGATCTACCACCTCGCCTGCCCGGCCTCCCCCGTGCACTACAAGTTCAACCCCGTCAAGACCATCAAGACCAACGTGGTGGGCACGCTCAACATGCTCGGCCTCGCCAAGCGCGTCGGCGCCCGCTTCCTCCTCACCAGCACCAGCGAGGTCTACGGCGACCCCCTCCAGCACCCCCAGGTCGAGACCTACTGGGGCAACGTCAACCCCATCG GTGTGCGGAGTTGCTACGACGAGGGCAAGAGGACGGCGGAGACACTGACCATGGACTACCACCGCGGCGCCAACCTCGAG GTGAGGATCGCTCGGATCTTCAACACCTACGGTCCGCGCATGTGCATCGACGACGGCCGGGTCGTCAGCAACTTCGTCGCTCAG GCGCTGAGGAAGGAGCCCTTGACGGTGTACGGCGACGGCAAGCAGACGAGGAGCTTCCAGTACGTCTCCGATCTG GTTGAGGGTCTGATGAAGCTGATGGAGGGGGAGCACGTGGGGCCCTTCAACCTGGGGAACCCGGGGGAGTTCACCATGCTGGAGCTGGCAAAGGTGGTGCAGGACACCATCGACCCCAACGCGCGCATCGAGTTCCGGGCCAACACCGCCGACGACCCGCACAAGCGCAAGCCGGACATCACCAAGGCCAAGGAGCTGCTCGGGTGGGAGCCCAAGGTGGCGCTCCGCAACGGCCTCCCGCTCATGGTCCAGGACTTCCGCACCCGCATCTTCGGCGACCAGAAGCAGCAACAACCAGACGGCTCCGAGTAG